The nucleotide sequence CCGCGGAAGATTTCCACCGACGCCCGCTCGTGCACCGTCTCGGCCAGCGGGACCAGCGGCTTCTTCGGGTACGGCCAGTCGTCCAGCTCGATCGTGGTGCGCTTCTGGACGCTCGCGGGAACCCGCTCGTCGGCCGGGGTCACCGCGGCGATGTGGCCGTCGTCGGCGTAGCTCACGTCGTAGAGGGACGGCACGTAGCAGCCCGGTGTCGAGGACAACCGCAGCAGCAGCTCCCGGCGCCCGCCCGGTCGTCCCTGCGCCTTCCAGTCCCGCACGACGTCGGTGATGTCGCCGACGACCTCCTCGCCGTCGCCGAGCGCGGCGACATCGACGAAGTCCGCCACCGGCTCCGGGTTGAAGGCCGCGTGCCCACCGGCGACGACGACCGGATGGGTCTCGTCCCGGTCCGCCGCGTGCAGCGGGGTCCCGGCGAGATCGAGGGTGGTGAGCAGGTTCGTGTAGCCGAGCTCGGTGGAGAACGAGACGCCCAGCACGTCGAAGTCGCCGATCGCGTGGTGCGCGTCGACGGTGAACGCGGGGACCCCGCGTTCCCGCATCAGCTCCTCGAGATCGGGCCAGACCGCGTAACACCGCTCGGCGAGCGCGTCGGCCCGTTCGTTGAGTACCTCGTAGAGGATCTGGACGCCCTGGTTGGGCAGACCGACCTCATAGGCGTCGGGGTAGAGCAGTGCCCACCGGACCGAGACCGAGTCCCAGGGCTTGACCTGCGAGTTCCCTTCACCGCCGACGTACTGCACCGGCTTCGAGACACGGGGCAGGATCGACTCGAGGGCGGGGAATACGGAGGTGGGTGCCACGCTGCACCAGGGTAGCCCCGTCCGAACGGGACGACCCGGCGGGTCGGTGGCGGGCACCCGCTCAGTGCACGACCGGGCCGCTACCGGACGACGGACGCGGCCCACCGCTCTCCGGCGCCGACGGGGTAGCGCTCGTCTGCCGCCGGGCGACGAGCACCGCGACGACGAGCAGCGCCCCGAAGGCGGTCCCCATCTGCAGCAGGATCACGTCGCCGATGCCACCCGGGCCGAGCAGGCTGTAGATCTCACCGGGGGCGACCATCGACAGGGCGCCGGCGGCGAGCAGCACGGCACCCGCGGTCACCGGCGCGGCGGGCATCCGCCGCGCCAGCCCGGCGAGCAGGCCGAGCACCGCACCGCCGAGCAGCATCGTGAGCGCACCGAGCGGGATCTGCCCCATCGCGAACATCGCCATCGCGCGGCGGGTCGACTCCATACCGTTGCCCAGCAACGCGAGGCCGGTCCCGACCCCGATCACCCCGACCAGCATCCCGCTGAAGCTCCGCATGAGGTCCCCCCGAACTTCCCTTATAGGACACCGCGGAGATTAGCGGGTCGGCTGCCCGCACCGGACGCGTTCACGACAATTCGCCTGACATCGCCTGCAGGGCGGCGCGGGTCGCCTCGTCGGCCGGCAGGAAGGTCTCCAGTGCGAGTTCGGCGAGGGTGACGTCGTGCGGGGCACCGAACGTCGTCAGCGTCGAGTGGAACGCCAGCGTGCCCGCCGGGGTGTCGAGCAGCATCGGGAGCACCACGTCGGAACCGGCCGAGGGCAGCGCGGTCTCCGGCGGGGCCGGGTAGTCGCGGCACTCGGCGAGCAGCGCACCGAGCCGTGGGTCGGCGGTGACCCGGATCTGCCGTTCCAGACGGTGCAGCAGGTGCTCCCGCCACTGCGCGAGGTTCCGGATCCGTGGCGCGAGACCGCCCGGGTGCAGGCAGGCCCGGTAGACGTTCACCGGTGGCCCGAGCACGACCGGATCGAGCCCGCCGAGCAGGGACGTGACGGATCTTCCGGCCAGCTGCACGTCACCCCAGCGGTCGACGACCAGCGCCGGATACGGCTCGTGCGCCGCGACCAGCTGTTCCAGAGCCGCTCGGACCGGCGCGAGATCCGGGTCGTCGAGCGGGCGCTCGGCGTAGGCGGGCGCGAAACCCGCGGCGAGCAGCAGCGCGTTGCGCTCGCGCAACGGGATCTCCAGCTGCTCGGCGAGCGCGCCCAGCAGTTCCCGGCTGGCACCGGAGCGGCCGGTCTCGACGAAGCTCAGGTGCCGGGTGGAGACGCCGGCCGCGAGCGCCACGTCCATCTGGCTGCGGCGCCGCCGGGCCCGCCAGAACCGGAGCATCTCCCCCGGGCCTGCGTTCCGGGACGGACGGACGTTCGCGCTGGTCACCGGCATCACGCTAGCCATACGGCCGCCCGAGTTCGACTACCCGGGAGGTAATGCGGCGTCGTTACCTCCCAGGTCATCGCCCGGCCCCGGGGGTCCGGTCCAGGCTCGGTCCCGGCAGACCGCCGACCCATCCGATCCCGAGGAGCACACCGTGACCGAGACGACGACCGACTTCACCGCACTCGCCCGGCGCTACGTCGAGGCCTTCAACCGGACCGACCCGGGTGCCCGGCGCCGGCTCGTCGCCGAGCTGTTCGCACCGGGCTGCCGCTACGTCGATCCGCTCGCCGATGTCACCGGCCACGACGGCGTCGACGGGTTCCTCGGGACCGTCCAGGACCGGCTGCCGGGTTTCGAGTTCCGGCTGCTGGGCGACATCGACGCCCACCACGACCGGGCCCGGTTCCGCTGGCAGGCCGCACCGCCGGAGAGCTACGCGAGCGGGGCGGAACCTCCGGTGATCGGTTTCGACGTGATCGTGCTGGACGCCGAGGGCCGGATCGAGCAGGTCCACGGATTCCTGGACGCGGTCCCCGCCCCCTGAGCACCGGGCCGCCGCCGTGCCCACCGGAACCGGGTACCTCGGGATCCGGTGGGCGCCGTGGGCACGGCGGGCGCTGTCGGCACAGCGGGCTCGGCGGGGGCTCGGTGCACAGCGGGCTCAGCGCTTCCCGTTGGGCAGCGCCAGCCGGTTGATCGTGCCGAGCACCTGCAGGTACTGCTTCCACAGCGGCCCGGAGGTGTACTCCAGCCCGTACTCCTCGCAGAGCGACCGCACCTCGGGAGCGATCTCGGCGTAGCGGTTGCTCGGCAGATCCGGGAACAGGTGGTGCTCGATCTGGAAGCTGAGCTGGCCGGTCATCAGGTGGAAGAACCGGCCGCCGTCGAGGTTCGCCGAGCCGAGCAGCTGCCGGACGTACCACTCGCCTCGGCTCTCGTCGGCCAGCTGCTCCTCGGAGAACTGCACCGCCCCGGCCGGGAAGTGCCCACAGAAGATCACCGCGTGCGACCAGACGTTGCGCACGACGTTCGCGGTGAGGTTCCCGGCGAGCACCGGCAGGAAGAACGGTCCGGCCAGCGCCGGGAACGCCAGGTAGTCCTTGAAGACCTGCCTGCCCGTCTTGCGGCCGA is from Pseudonocardia autotrophica and encodes:
- a CDS encoding nuclear transport factor 2 family protein codes for the protein MTETTTDFTALARRYVEAFNRTDPGARRRLVAELFAPGCRYVDPLADVTGHDGVDGFLGTVQDRLPGFEFRLLGDIDAHHDRARFRWQAAPPESYASGAEPPVIGFDVIVLDAEGRIEQVHGFLDAVPAP
- a CDS encoding helix-turn-helix domain-containing protein, whose translation is MPVTSANVRPSRNAGPGEMLRFWRARRRRSQMDVALAAGVSTRHLSFVETGRSGASRELLGALAEQLEIPLRERNALLLAAGFAPAYAERPLDDPDLAPVRAALEQLVAAHEPYPALVVDRWGDVQLAGRSVTSLLGGLDPVVLGPPVNVYRACLHPGGLAPRIRNLAQWREHLLHRLERQIRVTADPRLGALLAECRDYPAPPETALPSAGSDVVLPMLLDTPAGTLAFHSTLTTFGAPHDVTLAELALETFLPADEATRAALQAMSGELS